In Chelmon rostratus isolate fCheRos1 chromosome 4, fCheRos1.pri, whole genome shotgun sequence, a genomic segment contains:
- the adcyap1r1b gene encoding pituitary adenylate cyclase-activating polypeptide type I receptor, protein MSAANISPLILALLLLSPSVSSQQVPSNCVIQREQEKCMEMIASDDPGNDPEFGCPWMWDNLTCWRSARIGEVVEVNCPELFSQFIDEEDYEVGRVSRNCTEFGWSETFPHYVDACLYEEGNSSHSNMYYVSVKALYTVGYSTSLVSLTMAMVILCRFRKLHCTRNFIHMNLFVSFILRAISVFIKDGVLYAKEDSEHCFIHTLECRAVMIFFHYCVLSNYFWLFIEGLYLFTLLVETFFPEKRYFYWYIIIGWGTPTVCVTIWAVLRLHFDDIGCWDMNDSAAIWWVIKGPVLASIMVNFVLFIGIIIILVQKLQSPDIGGNESSIYLRLARSTLLLIPLFGIHYTVFAFSPENVSKRERLVFELGLGSFQGFVVAVLYCFLNGEVQSEIKRKWRSWTVNRYFAVDLKHRHPSLASSGVNGGTQLSILSKSSSQIRMSSLQAETPAT, encoded by the exons GTTTCGAGCCAGCAGGTCCCCTCGAACTGCGTGAtccagagggagcaggagaaaTGCATGGAAATGATAGCCTCGGACGATCCTGGGAACGATCCAGAGTTCG GCTGTCCGTGGATGTGGGACAACCTGACGTGTTGGCGGTCTGCCAGGATCGGTGAGGTGGTCGAAGTCAACTGTCCTGAACTCTTCTCTCAGTTCATAGATGAAGAAGACTACG AGGTGGGGAGGGTCAGTCGTAACTGCACTGAGTTCGGCTGGTCAGAGACCTTCCCTCATTACGTCGACGCCTGCCTGTATGAGGAGGGAAACAGCAGCCACTCG AACATGTACTATGTGTCAGTGAAGGCTCTGTACACTGTGGGCTACAGCACCTCGTTGGTCTCCCTCACCATGGCCATGGTCATCCTGTGCAGGTTCAG GAAGCTGCACTGTACCAGGAACTTCATCCACATGAACCTGTTTGTGTCGTTCATCTTAAGAGCTATTTCGGTCTTCATCAAAGACGGCGTGCTGTACGCCAAAGAGGACAGCGAGCACTGCTTTATACACACT CTGGAGTGTCGAGCAGTGATGATATTCTTCCATTACTGTGTCCTTTCTAACTACTTCTGGCTCTTCATCGAGGGTCTATACCTCTTCACTTTACTGGTGGAGACCTTTTTTCCTGAAAAGAGATATTTCTACTGGTACATCATCATTGGTTGGG GAACCCCCACGGTGTGTGTGACCATCTGGGCGGTGCTAAGGCTACACTTTGATGATATAGG GTGTTGGGACATGAATGACAGTGCTGCCATCTGGTGGGTGATCAAGGGGCCGGTGCTGGCTTCAATTATG GTCAACTTTGTGCTCTTCAttggcatcatcatcatccttgtGCAGAAGCTACAGTCCCCAGATATCGGAGGAAATGAATCCAGTATTTACCT gAGGTTGGCCCGCTCCACTCTGCTACTGATCCCTCTGTTTGGGATCCATTACACTGTGTTTGCCTTCTCCCCTGAGAATGTGAGCAAGAGAGAGCGCCTGGTGTTTGAACTGGGCCTCGGATCCTTCCAG GGCTTCGTGGTGGCGGTCCTCTACTGCTTCCTGAATGGAGAG GTGCAATCGGAGATCAAGAGGAAATGGCGCAGCTGGACGGTGAACAGGTACTTTGCTGTGGACCTGAAGCACCGGCATCCTTCGCTGGCGAGCAGTGGTGTGAACGGGGGCACGCAGCTGTCCATCCTCAGCAAGAGCAGCTCGCAGATCCGCATGTCCAGCCTGCAGGCCGAGACTCCGGCCACCTGA